The Stegostoma tigrinum isolate sSteTig4 chromosome 9, sSteTig4.hap1, whole genome shotgun sequence genome segment GAGCCGGCAGATGTCCCTGAGCAGACATCGGCACGCGACTGGCCTAGTCCCACAAGAAGATTCACCAAGttatctccctccctccctccagcccacCTCACCCTCCCTGAATACAGCGAAAGGGTCTAAActgcctcccttccttcttcTCCACCCCCCCACGACCCTCCACTCCTTCCTTTAAAGCCAGTTACAAGGTGTTTTTttaggggggagggggagggagagaggttaAAGTCGGGGGAGAGGTGGAAAAGCTCAGGGAGACTGAGAGATTGGGCAGACTGCGATATAAAGACATGCAGAGAGCAGCTGGCCCCTGGTAATCTGATGGTGAGACAAAAGGAATGCCCCCTCGGTCCTAAGACCACAGGTAAACATCGCAGTTTTGTTATGAAAATGCCGGTTTTCGCTGGGCTGCAGTGTTTGAAAGGCGGACACACAAGAGCGCCTTTATCTCTTGCCTGCTTTGCTCTGAGCTCTGAACTCGGAGCCACGCGACTGACGCTTTCTTATTCAAATCAGCACATACCTCTGCAGCAAGCTCGGCACTTAATGCACAACGCCTTTCCAAACTTCGATCAGATAGGAAATCcgggcgagagagtgagcgagagttcAAAGCTGTTAAAATTCaacgctttttaaaaaatatctccAGTTTTACCGACCTTCCTCCTACCCCGTCATGCACACACATTAAAATAAACCTTTAATATTGTTCAAAATCAGCTGCAAAGGTTTTATGTAGCTTCTTTACCGACGTTGTGACATAACACCGGACGGGGTGAAATTTGGTCTCCTCGTTCAggggtagggacagtaccacCTCTTCACTGGACCCTGTCAAAACTGCTTTAGGCGAGGCTAGGACTCACAAGAGTTGTGGTTCAACCTGTTGAGACGCGTTAGGACACACCtcgggagcaggtgggacttgcacCCAGGCTCAGAGATGGAAACACTGTCGCTGCGCCACAAAATTAAAGCCCCAACACCAGCTTTAAACTATTCGGCTCGAAACCTACAAGGGTCGCCGTCATTTCGAGACGTTATTTTTAAAAGagagatttctgaaggagggtcggCACCATGTGAAACTCAAACTTGTCACGATCGTTTTAACCTGACAACAGATTTCAGGGTCATGGTGAAAGCTTTGAATCGTTCCGGATTCTCGATTGCTGTGTCATATCGTCTCATTAAATCATTGATACTGTCGCTTTGATCGTCGCGTGGAACATCATATCATTTTTACAACCTGGATCGATCTCGCATAAAACCTCCCACCCCCAAGTTCAACACAATGGACATCAGAATTACCCCCAACACCTCTGCATAATCTATGGCAAACTGCAGTTGGAAGGATGGGTTTCTCTCAGAATTCTTTTCCAGAACCCGTCAATATGGCAATAGGACGAACCCGTGAACTTTCGGAGCTTTCATTTGAACCCAATCCCTCAAATAAAAACCCAGACTGAAGCATGTTCAGGTGGATTTCAGGGTTACAGGCACACGTTGCACCTGCTGACAGGGGATTTATATTTTAAATCTTGCAATCGGCGGCGAATCGCTACGTAAATGACGATCAAGTTTTACAGCGATAGACTATTGGCTTAGTGCGGTTTGCTAAACGATACTAGGTTGATGTCcttgttcagaaaagaattacacgTGCTGTAACCAATCTGCCAAATTTCTCCTTCCTTCGGTTTGCTTCACTAATTCATCATGGGGAGGGGTGTGAGAATACTTTAGCATGGGACTATCTAAGCCCCATGTCATGTCCATACCGTTACAGGTTCCCAGAGAATTGCTTTGTGTAACCCGAGCGCGTATTGTCAGGAAAATCCGAGAGGGACATGCCACTTTGCGTGGAATAACGCCATTTGTTCAGAACAGATGGCCGACTAGTGACTGACCGCGTTTGAGGCGTGTCGTACCCCCTTTAGATCCGAATCCCCCTAGGCTTCCTCTTGTCTTGATAATCAATGAAAATTAAACTGGGGGGAGGCGGGGGGACCGCTGtggataaaatttttaaaaagcttgaaTAGGTGGACGTCCAGTCTCCAGCGATGTCCCCTCTTTGTTCTCCCGGGTACCGGTGAGGAGGAGTTAAACTACAGCAGGCTCCAGCAGAATCATTTAGGTTAAACAGTCTCCCTGTTTCATCCCCCACTACCAGCAGCAGCACTCCTCCGCtaaaccccctccccacaccaccccccccccccgctccttctGGCTGGGCTTAAACCAGCTACAagggactggaggaggaggagagagggagagatagaaaaGGGGAACTTTCTGCCTGATTTCATGAAAACAGAATCGCGTGGCATAAATTAAGCCTGAATAGAATCAGTGCATCAAGAAGGATTGCTATGTTTTAGTCTGCCTTTCAGATACGCTTTGCCACAGGAATCGAAAAAGCTGTGCCCCGTCAATTTAACAAACGCATGTTGGGGGGCTGCCAAAGACATAACTTTTTTGCAGATTTTAAACCCTTGCGCGTGGAAATTACTTACACTTGTATATTTTGAAATACAACGGCAAAACACCCAATGCATCAAAAGTTTCCTTTTGTAACACATTAACTTGCAAGCCATTattcggtgtgtgtgtctgtgtgtgtccattgaactattttttaaacaaaaacacacaaaagtTCTTGGCAAGGCATTATTTGGAAGAACCTCATTTGAAACACACTTGTTGCACCCTCTCAGAGTGCACCCACTTCACCAGGAAGGCTCTGTCGCAGCCCAGTTTCAGTCTTATTCTTAATATCATAAATCTCTCTCTCCCAAAGCCAGTGCTTCTCAAATAAAAGTGAAAAATGCACACAGAGGAGCCTTTAATGCGGCGGGAAAATGTGAAACACAACGATTTCCACAACTTCTCACACTTCATATATTTTCCACGGTAATCAGCTAGGCGTTTATAGTTTATTTGGAATATAGTGAAGAgctggggggaggaggggggataGTGGTAAATATTCCCCAGGGAGGAGGAAGGGGAACTTGGAATTGCGAAACATGGGGAGAGATGACTGTAAAGGCCTGTCAGTTATTTAGTGCTGTCAAAAACAAAGATCTGAACGTTGTCTGTAACCGTCGGCGGGAGGAAGGGCAGGCAGTCAGTTTTACAATCGAGGAATCTCTTTATCGTTCTATGTCAGCTTGCAGCAAAAGTTATTcatgcaactgtgtgtgtgtgatggttttGTTTGAACATATATGTTCATAAAATAACCTGGCGACTGGTCAgttggcctgtgtgtgtgtgtgtgtgtgtgtgtgatggttttGTTTGAacatatatatttataaaatggCCTGGCGACTGGTCACTTGgccagtctctgtgtgtgtgtgtgtgtgtgtgtgtgtgtgcgcgcgcgcgcgctgtgtgtatgtgtgtgtgtgatgatttTGTTTGAACAGATATGTTTATAAAATGACCTGGCAACTGGTCAgttggcctgtgtgtgtgtgtgtgtgtgtgtgtgtgtttgttcgCTGGATCGAGTGCAGAGCCTAGCCCGCGGATATTGTGCGGGAGGCGAGGCTGCGTGCGCCGAGGGGAGCTGTTCCATTGTAGGGAGCAGGTGCTTGTTAGTATTAACATACAGCTGACAGAGCACAATGAGCCGCCTTGAGCAGAACAATTACGACTGCAGTAATGACAGCCACGCGAACGACACACACCCACCAActttttctctccccccccccacaaaaaaagCCTAGttttatcacacacacaccaaatgatCCTCAAAAAATACCCTAACTTCTGCGGGATGGTTTAAAAGTTAAcgccccccacaacacacacacacaaactgacctccaccacccaccccccccaatccTGTTCAGTAAAATTAAGCAGCGGGAAAAATCAGGACGGAATAGATATACCCGCTTCCTGGAGTATGTGTGATTGTTAAAAAATGATGTGGGTTTTTAAATGAATATATATGTGAGTTCGTTGGAATTTaataagtttgtgtgtgtgtgtgtgtgtatatactgGGTGAATTACCCCCTTTTTACAGCTCACTGATCATTCGGCGATCTATAGAGGAAAGTAGGACCCGCCTCTTTTGTCACCCGCTCGCCACACTGTGGGTCAGACAATATGCATGTCATTAGAAATGCAAAGGCTCCTCTGTATATAAACGCTGGGCTCCGAGCTCGGCGGATCAGAAATTGAGTTGCTGTGGATTCCCAGTCGAGGTGATTTAGAGAACccacgcgcgcgcgtgtgtgtgtgtgtgtgtgtgtgtgtgtgtggggcggaaTCGAGGTAAAAcagcaagattaaaaaaaaacagggagaGGACAAAAACAGGACAACAGCAGCATCTGAAATTCTCCAAACCAACAAGCAGTGAAGAGCATCACAGGGTGTCGTCCTCCCGTTTCCACAAAAAAAGCAAGTCTTGTCACTGGAATTATCGGAGCAGGGATTTCCAAAGCGTCCCtgatattatatatatatatatatctatatacacatatatatgtatatataaacaAATCCTGGGATTGTCGTGTTTTACGAGGTCCTGTTTGGAATTAAACCTCTCCCCGGCGTCTGGTACAAAAAAACAAAACCCACACacgagagaggagagagtggcgggggtggggggcgcgGTTTAGGACGGCGTTCAGTCACCACGCCAGTCTATCTGTCGACCACTTCCAAGCAACGGACCCTCATTGAGAAGAGCTGTCAGTCACCAGGGTCAGGGCGGTTCTCTGTCGACTTCAGTGCAGCCAAAGGACTTGAGAGAGCGAAAGGGGAAACATTCTCAGTGGAGTTGGAAGCGGTCCGGGCTCTACACCAGCTGCATGCGAACAGAGTGGCCGGAGATGGCCCACCGAAGTGTTTGCCTGTTCATCAGTCTCGTGGCTGCACTCCACCAGGTAAGGGAGCCTCGCCCTTCTTGTTGTCTGTATCGGAACAAAGATTCCGTCCTGTAGATCGGGCAGCGGCTGTCCTCGTCTCACTTGTTTCCTCTCTTTCGATAGTGATGTTATGTTATGTGTACGTTTTGTTTTATATAAAACAGGCTTCCCCCTCCGGCGTCTTTGAGCTGAAGTTGCAGGAATTTAATAATCGCAAGGGGCTGACTGGGAACGTGAACTGCTGCAAAGGCTCCTCGGCCTCCAACTACGGCCTCCCGTGCGAATGTAAAACATTCTTCCGCGTCTGCCTCAAGCACTACCAGGCGAAAATCTCTCCCGAGCCGCCGTGCACTTACGGCAGCGCCCTGACTCCCGTGCTGGGCTCCAACTCCTTCTCCATCCCGGACGCCGAAGCCTTCAGTAACCCCATGCGGTTCCCCTTCGCTTTTACCTGGCCGGTAAGCTGTGGCTGTcggggctggaggtgggagggggctgggggtgtggggggtgaggAGACTGGGTTGGGGAAGCGAGGAAGGGGCAACTTCTAATCCTTCAGGAGGCAAGGAATAAAAGCAGGCACAAACAAACTCGCACGCACACAACTTAATGATGTGGGAAACTTCACAGAAACCGAACTGGCAATTTTCAGCCCAGCGTGAGATTCCAAATGGCTTCATCTTATAATGTGATCTATGAAAGCGAATGAAATTAAGCGTGAAGGTCGATGACAACTGTAGTCTCTGCCAATATCCTACTCTGATATTATAAATACACTGGGTTAATAAAGGCTCCCCCCCTTATAACATGGAGACTgtagagaccgtgtgtgtgagattcAAGCTGATCTGAATGGTTTTCCAAAACTCTGGCTCCACACTACTTCagcttcattttgtttctttttcacagGGAACGTTCTCTTTAATCATTGAAGCTTTGCACGCTGAGCCCACTGATGATCTGACTACAGGTAACtttttccctctcccccttcactCTACATCAACGTTCACCAGCATTAAAGCTTTCTGAAGTGTTTCTCtaagtgtgtgtgactgtatccctctctctctctcctgactTCTAGATAACCCCGATCGCCTCATCAGCCGCCTGGCGACCCAGCGGCACCTCACGGTGGGTGATGAGTGGTCCCAGGACGTGCACACCAGCAGCCGCACCGAGCTCAAGTACTCTTACCGCTTCGTCTGCGACGAGCACTACTATGGGGAGGGCTGCTCCGTCTTCTGCCGGCCAAGGGACGACGCGTTCGGCCACTTCAGCTGCGGCGAGAAGGGCGAGAAGCTGTGTAACCCCGGCTGGAAGGGAGCCTATTGCACTGACTGTAAGTCTGCGCTTCCCCAGGCCTCTCACTGACTGCGCTTTTCAGTCACTAATGCAATACAGGGAGTTGCTTCAttactcaccccccccccccaccaccccccaccaccccccacacacacacacacacacgcacacacgcgcgcgcgcttccatttctttgaaaataaaaagAGTTGACGGTTAGTGGACAATTTTCTGGTgtgacacccccccccaccccgccatcgCTTTTGAAACCATACAATGTGTAAACTAAAAAATACCAAGCCTGTTTGCGGACTGTGGCGCTCAAGTGTCCAGTGCAACTGGCAATTGGGTGAAGTACTccgctctccctctccccccaactccctacctctccctcccttcccctcttctctctctccctctcttcctactTGCCCCCTTTCTTCCTCCCATccctttcctctctctccctccctcccatccctttcctctctctccctaccttcctcccctctcccctcctgtctccctacacccctcctctctcccttccgccccatcctcttcccctccctcttcccctccctcttcctcctctccctctccttccccgCCCCTTTCTCTCCACCCCCCTTTCTCTCCACCCCCCTTTCTCTCCACCCACCTTTCTCTCCACCCCGTTCTCTtcatccctccccctcctctccgtCCCTCCCCCtcgtctctctttctcttccccctcctctccctctccccctccccctctccccctcctcttccTTCCTCACCCATCGCTCCGTCTGCCCCTCCTCAccatccctccccctcccattcccccttctctccctcccccttctctctcgctccccctctTTTCTTCctccccgccctctctctctctttctctcgcccccTCTCCTTCTcatcccccctcacccccgcCTCTCTCACTGAATCCTCAACGCTTTCACTCGCTCGCTGGACTCGTGCGGTTGGAAATGAGCGGCCGGGAGGCTGTCTGGCGATGCTGGGCATTGTTGAGAGCGACCAGGTCCACGGGGCAGCTGCGTTCTGAAGCGGAGAGGCAGCAACACAATGGAGCAGCTGTCCTGTTTCAGTCAGCctacaaaccagctgtccactCTTATctacacacacgcagacacacacacgcagacacacacacgcagacacacacacacagacacagacacacgcagacacacacacagacacacacagaactGGATGGGAAGGGATGGAGCTGGGCAAAAAATGACTTCTGACTAACATTGAAAAGAGGAGGGAAAAAGCAAGAAGACAAACAACAAAAGCTTTGTGCACCCCCCTTGTGTTAAGCAAAACCCTTAGTGATTTTTAACACTCAGTCACAAGTCACACATCACCTCAAGAAAATCAATCCTGCAGTTGCAAAAttgatctgtctctctcacgATTTTCTAACAGAGAGCCTTGCTTTAAGATTTTGACTGAGTTGATGTGatgtgtctggtgttcagtaaattaatctaactttatttttctcctttccAGCTATCTGTCTCCCTGGCTGTGACGAGCAACACGGATACTGCGACAGACCTGGGGAATGCAAGTAAGTAATGAGAGCTTTCttacccccaccccgccccacctCTGGTAGTTAATAGTACATAAAAGAGTTCGGTAAATGATCTGGATCAGAAGGTGCGTGGGAATGGAAGGTAGTTTGAAGAGTTCAAAGGGATTCACCTCCTGCTTAGCTGTTAGGTACATCATGGAAGCCTGGGAAACTTAAAAGTCTTTGGGGATCATGTAGCAAAAGGAAAACACGGCTGTTAACTTGAGTTTACAGTGCCCTACTGGGAAGTAAATTTACTATAATTACCAAGTTAAATGAGTGGGTAGGACAATTATGGCAGTTCACTTGTCCCTGTCGCTCCAGAGCGAGTAGGAGCGCCCTCTATTGGCGTCCGTTTCATTGTCTGTCGACACTTTTCCTGTGATATCGATAAGCTTTGGGTTCAGGGATCTCGCCACTTCTGTTCCCCGATGACACGAGCCTACCTGTTCCCACTTTTACAAATGTCTTTGATCTAATTATAGTGCAGCTGTATTGTATGTCCCTTATTGTACCCCTTCCATATCCAAGAATAAAAATCAACCGTTTCCGGTCATCTCAGTTGTTCTGGGAACTGATAATCTATAAATGAAACCACAAAAGAGATTTTGATAACCTTTTTACACCAAACCTATGAACAGGCCCAGATATTTCTATTGGGCCTTTTTGTTTAAGGCTGGGTGACTAATAAAGTATGAAATCTCTAATTTAGGCTTTCAAAGTGGCTCATGCCAGACTCCTTTGTGTGCCCCATTATGCCATAACGGTGTAACGGCACAAtgtggaggtggtagaaatgtAGGGGAAGGCTGGGCTGGGGTGGGCTAGATTTGACCCTTGGGGGGATTTTTGGATGCAATTCATTCACTTTAGAGTTTTAAATGTCTTGGTAGACAAGTCGATTGAAGATATTAAGCAATTTCCTTTCTATTTGATTTCCAGGTGTAGGGTGGGATGGCAAGGACGTTACTGTGATGAATGTATTCGTTATCCAGGCTGTCTTCATGGAACATGTCAGCAGCCTTGGCAGTGTAATTGCCAGGAAGGGTGGGGTGGTCTCTTTTGCAACCAGGGTAAGTTGCTTTGTCCCTCCCCTTTCCTTTAATAAAggacatttattttgtttaattattttgtcTTCATTCTACTGTTCTTGCAATTGGCTGATTTCTTTTCCAAACCtgcatttttttctcttcttcccCTAGACTTGAACTACTGCACTCACCACAAGCCGTGCAAAAATGGTGCCACATGTACCAATACCGGCCAAGGGAGTTACACCTGTACTTGTCGTCCTGGCTACACAAGCTCCAACTGTGAAACTGAGATCAACGAGTGTGAGGCCAATCCATGTAAGAATGATGGGACCTGCACGGTAAGTGGGACTGAACCATTAAAGATACAGTCAAAAATATAACAGAATTCTTCCTGGTGTACAGTCAGCAGGCCCAGAAGGCTAACTGAAGGATTGCAATCTTACCTTAGGATCTGGAAAACCACTACGCTTGTACCTGTCCACCAGGCTTCCTTGGTCGAAATTGCGAGCTGACTGCCATGACGTGTGCAGATGGGCCCTGCTTTAATGGAGGAAGATGCACAGACAAACTGACTGGGGGCTACAGCTGCCACTGCCCTGCTAGTTACTCTGGATTCAATTGTGAGAAGAAAATTGATCACTGCAGTTCTGACCCATGCACCAATGGTGAGCAGTAAACATGCGAATGGGCATTAGGATTATGTACAACTCCGTTCCTCATCTCTTCCTATTCCTCATCCTCTCACCATTCTTACCACCTCTTCCTGCCCAGAAACCTCTGTACTCCTCCAATTTTAGCCTCTGATTTAAATGCTAGTCCACTGGGAGTTTTAACTTCAGTTGCTAGTTCCTAAGCTCTGCAATTCCATACACCTTGCTACCTCTCACTCCTTAACATCTTGCTCTTTCATCAAGTTCTTTTGTTCAACTGCCCTTATATCTCTCTGGTTCTGTGACTAATTTTATCTGAGTTACACGCCCATGAAATGCCTTCAGACATTGTACTGCATTAaaaatgctttataaatgcaagtttttgttgTTGTAAAAGGCACCATTATAGACCTGAATCTCACCTTTTCTGAACTTTGCATTTTCCTCTCTTCTTGTTCAGGTGCTCAGTGTGTTGACATCGGGAATTCCTACATATGCCAGTGTCGTGCCGGATTCACAGGGAGAAACTGTGACATTGATGCAGACAACTGCGCCAGCATGCCTTGCCTTAACGGTGGGACATGTCAGGATGGAGTTAATGACCACACCTGCATTTGCCTGCCTGGATTTAGTGGAAAGAATTGCAGCATCCCTGTCAGTAAATGTGCAAACAATCTTTGTCACAACGGTGCAACTTGCCATGAGAGAAACAATCACTATGTCTGCCAGTGCTCCCGCGGATACGGTGGACTTAACTGCCAGTTTCTGCTGCCAGAACAGCCTCAGGGTCAAACCGTTATCATCGATGTTAAGGATAAATACACAGAAACTGAGAACAAGGGGCAGTTTCCGTGGGTGGCTGTATGTGCTGGGGTTATCTTGGTTCTGATGTTGCTCTTGGGTTGTGCAGCAGTCATTGTCTGTGTGCGAGTAAAACTGCAGAAGGGCCAGCAGCAGCAGCCCGATATCTCCAAGAGCGAGATGGAGACAATGAACAATCTTACAGACTGCCACCGTGAGAAAGACATCTCCATCAGCATCATCGCAGCCACTCAAATCAAAAACACCAATAAGAAAGTAGACTTGCAAAGTGACAGCTCTACTGAGAGAAATGGCTTTAGGGTCAAGTACCCTTCCGTGGATTATAATCTGGTGCACGAGTTAAAGAGTGAAGACTTAATTAAAGCTGAAAATGAACAGGGAGATGCTAGTACCGCAGAAGCAGAGCAAAAACGTGCTACACAGCATAATGGGTAATTAAGTAAATCAGTCTCCAATTTGTTTGGTATTGTAAATACAAAATACTGCCGTATTCTGGGTTGCACTGTCAACTGCTTACCACCCTaactcttgtttttatttcaaactaaTAGTGAACCCTCAGAAAGAAAGCGACCGGAGTCTACATACTCTGCCTCAAAAGATACCAAGTACCAGTCAGTATATGTCATATCTGAAGAGAAGGACGAATGTATAATAGCTACTGAGGTTTGTACTTTGTTTTACTTCCTTCGCCCTTTTTGTCTTTTTCCATGAGTGACGATATCTAATATTTGTCAACAGTGCCAGCAGTGCAGAAAACTCCCGGATCACAATGTTCACTTGTTTTTTAGCTGAGCCCTTGCTCTGAGGGTTCTGGTAATGACATCCACAGACTGATGGTAGCTTTGCTTGGTTTCTCCTCAGGTGTGAATAGGAAGTGCCATGATAGAAAGATAACTTCCTTGCCAAGAAGAGATTTGCTCCAGTAAACTGCTGCTCATATTGAACTGGTTCTCTGCTGAAATTGGCAAGAAGACTTGAAGGACAAGACAGTAAGCCAGGACCCGGAACTCACGCATGCCTGTTGCACTGCCTTTTATTGGCTTTCTGGACGAAGAAAGGTCTATTGCACTACTGACAAACAGTTGCTTCCAGTCTTCTCCATATGAATTTGATGCCTGACCAGAAAGGCTGCTCTGCCTTGTGTGTAAAATCACAAGCAGGAAAAGACAATGTCCTTGATCTGGAGATGCAAAAACTGCCTCTGATGCCTTTTTTGGACAGCAAATGTTTTCTAATTGATCAGAAGtggagaaggaaaacaaaaaatagTATTGTTTCAAGCGCTGAAgtatttttcaatattttgtgCAGTCAGTGGTTCTAGAAGTTCATTAcacataatttaaaaatctggtaaATACATTGAAAAGGCACTTCAGTTCTATGTCTATATTTTGTACATAATCGTATTTATAGAAACAGGTGCAAAAATTATTGGAGT includes the following:
- the dld gene encoding delta-like protein D: MRTEWPEMAHRSVCLFISLVAALHQASPSGVFELKLQEFNNRKGLTGNVNCCKGSSASNYGLPCECKTFFRVCLKHYQAKISPEPPCTYGSALTPVLGSNSFSIPDAEAFSNPMRFPFAFTWPGTFSLIIEALHAEPTDDLTTDNPDRLISRLATQRHLTVGDEWSQDVHTSSRTELKYSYRFVCDEHYYGEGCSVFCRPRDDAFGHFSCGEKGEKLCNPGWKGAYCTDSICLPGCDEQHGYCDRPGECKCRVGWQGRYCDECIRYPGCLHGTCQQPWQCNCQEGWGGLFCNQDLNYCTHHKPCKNGATCTNTGQGSYTCTCRPGYTSSNCETEINECEANPCKNDGTCTDLENHYACTCPPGFLGRNCELTAMTCADGPCFNGGRCTDKLTGGYSCHCPASYSGFNCEKKIDHCSSDPCTNGAQCVDIGNSYICQCRAGFTGRNCDIDADNCASMPCLNGGTCQDGVNDHTCICLPGFSGKNCSIPVSKCANNLCHNGATCHERNNHYVCQCSRGYGGLNCQFLLPEQPQGQTVIIDVKDKYTETENKGQFPWVAVCAGVILVLMLLLGCAAVIVCVRVKLQKGQQQQPDISKSEMETMNNLTDCHREKDISISIIAATQIKNTNKKVDLQSDSSTERNGFRVKYPSVDYNLVHELKSEDLIKAENEQGDASTAEAEQKRATQHNGEPSERKRPESTYSASKDTKYQSVYVISEEKDECIIATEV